A genomic region of Synechococcus sp. NOUM97013 contains the following coding sequences:
- a CDS encoding tellurite resistance TerB family protein: MDSLTAFAAIGFAAVSWDGHFTKAGTRAFRHALDYREPFCQMPDAEMIGLLDELLELRREMGSHNMMLRAAQCLTPAQRMTAYAMASEIMRSDGPFQRQERAFLDHLALMLEISGFEAQRIDAVFEIFHARLTLSSRLTMPAIEDTMGQEVATQPDPTVVH; the protein is encoded by the coding sequence ATGGACTCGTTGACCGCCTTTGCTGCAATCGGCTTCGCTGCCGTGTCCTGGGATGGACACTTCACCAAAGCGGGGACGCGCGCATTCAGACACGCACTGGACTATCGCGAGCCGTTCTGCCAGATGCCGGATGCCGAGATGATCGGACTGCTTGATGAATTGCTGGAACTGCGTCGCGAGATGGGCTCTCACAACATGATGCTGCGCGCAGCGCAATGCCTGACCCCTGCGCAACGGATGACGGCCTACGCCATGGCCTCCGAAATCATGCGCTCCGACGGGCCGTTCCAACGCCAGGAACGCGCCTTTCTGGATCACCTGGCTTTGATGCTGGAAATCTCAGGCTTTGAAGCACAGCGCATTGATGCGGTGTTTGAGATCTTTCATGCCCGGCTCACCTTGAGCAGTCGCCTGACCATGCCCGCCATAGAAGACACCATGGGCCAGGAGGTTGCGACGCAACCGGATCCGACGGTGGTGCACTGA
- a CDS encoding carboxylesterase, which produces MHGFTGSPAEMRLLAHALHSQGFGVEAPLLAGHGTQLDDLMEIEPRQWLEQIDALVVRLRKQGQRVVVAGLSLGSILALQAGLRHREVEAVMAYSPPIISGDPRALIAPLLARVLPSVARPAEDFVDPATADRIWTYGRWPSRCSVRVLELIRATRRQLAELQQPLLVVASRKDRVITARGVESLRHRVGSQQVELHWLENSGHVITADAQWRLVADQTLTFLERL; this is translated from the coding sequence GTGCACGGGTTCACAGGGTCGCCGGCTGAAATGCGTTTGCTCGCACACGCGCTGCATTCGCAGGGGTTTGGTGTGGAAGCTCCTTTGTTGGCTGGTCATGGCACCCAGCTGGACGACCTGATGGAGATCGAACCTCGCCAGTGGTTGGAGCAGATCGATGCGCTGGTGGTTCGGCTGCGCAAACAGGGCCAGAGGGTGGTGGTGGCAGGCCTCTCGTTGGGATCCATCCTGGCGTTGCAGGCAGGTCTTCGCCATCGCGAAGTGGAGGCCGTGATGGCCTACTCGCCTCCGATCATCAGCGGCGATCCAAGGGCCTTGATCGCTCCACTGTTGGCCAGGGTGCTGCCTTCGGTGGCACGACCGGCCGAGGATTTTGTGGATCCAGCCACCGCAGATCGCATCTGGACCTATGGACGTTGGCCCAGTCGTTGCAGCGTGCGTGTGCTGGAGTTGATCCGGGCGACGCGACGTCAGCTGGCGGAACTGCAGCAACCGCTGCTGGTGGTGGCCAGTCGCAAGGATCGCGTGATCACGGCCCGTGGCGTGGAATCGCTCAGGCATCGTGTGGGCTCCCAGCAGGTTGAGCTGCACTGGCTTGAGAACAGCGGCCATGTGATTACGGCCGATGCGCAATGGCGGTTGGTGGCCGATCAGACGCTGACCTTTCTGGAACGCCTCTAA
- the lexA gene encoding transcriptional repressor LexA, which translates to MPVPSGSPEPLTTAQQELYDWLADYIGSHHHSPSIRQMMQAMGLRSPAPVQSRLRHLQQKGWITWQEGQARTLQLLGGITSGIPVLGAVAAGGLVEAFDDVQERLDLGPVLETRGLFALTVNGDSMVDAHIADGDVVLMEPVTDARRLRQGTIVSALVPGSGTTLKHFHCDGVTVRLEAANPAYEPIELPADQVQVQGKLAAVWRQM; encoded by the coding sequence TTGCCGGTGCCTTCAGGATCTCCCGAGCCCCTCACCACTGCTCAGCAAGAGCTCTACGACTGGCTTGCTGATTACATCGGCAGTCATCACCACAGCCCCTCTATCCGCCAGATGATGCAGGCCATGGGGCTTCGCTCCCCTGCGCCGGTTCAAAGTCGTTTGCGTCACCTTCAGCAGAAGGGCTGGATCACTTGGCAGGAAGGGCAGGCTCGCACTCTGCAGCTTCTTGGTGGCATCACGTCTGGGATTCCTGTGCTTGGCGCTGTTGCTGCAGGCGGGCTGGTGGAAGCCTTTGATGATGTTCAGGAGCGTCTAGATCTGGGTCCTGTGCTTGAAACCCGTGGGCTGTTCGCGCTCACCGTGAATGGCGACTCCATGGTGGATGCCCACATTGCCGATGGGGATGTGGTGTTGATGGAGCCGGTCACGGATGCCAGGCGCCTCCGTCAGGGAACGATCGTGAGTGCTCTGGTGCCAGGCAGCGGCACCACGTTGAAGCACTTCCACTGTGATGGTGTGACCGTTCGTTTGGAAGCCGCCAATCCTGCGTATGAGCCGATTGAGCTGCCTGCTGATCAGGTGCAGGTGCAGGGCAAGCTGGCAGCCGTGTGGCGGCAGATGTGA
- a CDS encoding DUF1651 domain-containing protein, translating into MSNKERPLVDRHPPKPGGEGWLVNAQKQLVVQFKPDNPLPHAEWVSVRTYSWVPPHPPVPQTRRRMLRHNAIDAWKHMQKTGWQRCSPPVR; encoded by the coding sequence ATGTCCAACAAGGAGCGCCCCCTCGTTGATCGCCATCCGCCGAAACCCGGCGGAGAGGGCTGGCTGGTGAACGCTCAAAAGCAGCTGGTGGTGCAGTTCAAACCCGACAACCCATTGCCTCATGCGGAGTGGGTGTCAGTACGGACCTACAGCTGGGTGCCACCACATCCACCCGTGCCGCAGACACGCAGGCGGATGCTCAGGCATAACGCGATTGACGCGTGGAAGCACATGCAGAAGACAGGCTGGCAGCGATGTTCACCACCAGTGCGCTAA
- a CDS encoding PP2C family protein-serine/threonine phosphatase: MGMKGSKTHRLSKAELVSLTLLSLGGLIITLAAPSVFLGMRLLLGSSFSLLAFLLYRSYWGLAVAIPSSLATIWLFGDVLTACRLLAEIGVITWLNRKKSCDKAIRSGRLIRDVAIFAVLIGCPFLYLTEIYHFGTPHNVALTLSYKNFITSVFNILVAYAIYSWIELKRNRRFKGSHHRISLKTLTSVVLMLTCIVLSLSLIARGFVIASDRSQMLIIQRNASLASLIQQIHHSDPISNSSDLEELIVEPLRPSSKNTKERDLDTTNEYDIDSRDGKYVIVKPEGESTVWYKLRLGQDKQTIEYKPDFFENILPELEVYKPGRMISTQLRALTPSNGSKLDRLMAGYWAYSYPNNQYSELKDIQIFTPLKPYVRGLAESTNMALQLLTQVVIISLLVSNFLAKKLTDEWVAILPRKNNDAQKYDLEELYKQSPIAEISSSVDTINERTSEIISAKKQIECLNAMTQRQLSTASEIQRFFLTKIFPDGLSYEVIALTRPAYDVGGDWYDTFSVGKHSFFVVADVCDKGVGSALFMSVFRTLIRYSTRFSFRDENVADIERVMVDVISDVNQYMSANHGDSAYFATVFFGHLHEDTSQLSYVSAGHEAVLIRKAAGVFAELEATGPALGIFDGAIYNGSTTSFCAGEKLLAYSDGVIDARNPLGDSYRISRLKNYFDRFGGYEIVEMQDALLHELDEFMEESEQFDDITMMFVKRIDIIK, translated from the coding sequence ATGGGTATGAAAGGGTCTAAAACACATCGATTAAGTAAGGCTGAGCTTGTCTCACTAACTCTTCTAAGCCTCGGTGGCCTGATCATCACACTTGCCGCTCCAAGCGTCTTTCTTGGGATGAGGCTGCTGCTTGGGTCATCTTTTTCCCTTCTTGCTTTTTTACTCTACCGCTCCTATTGGGGGCTTGCTGTTGCAATCCCGTCATCATTGGCAACTATTTGGCTGTTTGGTGATGTTCTTACCGCATGCCGTCTATTGGCCGAGATTGGAGTGATCACTTGGCTGAACCGTAAGAAAAGCTGTGATAAAGCCATCAGAAGCGGACGCCTTATTCGCGATGTAGCCATTTTTGCTGTGCTGATTGGCTGCCCGTTTCTCTATTTGACGGAGATCTACCACTTCGGGACTCCACACAACGTTGCATTGACGCTGTCCTACAAGAATTTCATCACAAGTGTTTTTAATATCTTGGTTGCCTATGCAATCTATTCCTGGATTGAACTAAAGCGCAATCGGAGATTTAAGGGTAGTCACCACAGAATTTCTCTAAAAACACTCACCAGTGTTGTGCTGATGCTGACTTGCATTGTGCTCAGCTTAAGTTTAATCGCGAGAGGATTTGTGATTGCATCGGATCGATCCCAAATGCTCATAATTCAGCGGAATGCCAGCCTGGCCTCGCTGATACAACAAATCCATCACTCGGATCCAATCAGTAATTCTAGCGATCTCGAGGAATTAATTGTTGAACCACTCCGTCCTAGTAGTAAGAATACAAAAGAACGAGATCTTGATACAACAAATGAGTACGATATCGATTCAAGAGATGGCAAGTACGTGATCGTCAAGCCGGAAGGCGAATCAACAGTATGGTACAAATTAAGGCTGGGGCAAGACAAACAAACGATTGAATATAAGCCGGACTTTTTTGAAAATATCTTGCCAGAACTTGAGGTTTATAAACCCGGACGAATGATCAGCACGCAACTCAGAGCTCTGACACCCAGTAATGGATCCAAGCTCGACCGCCTGATGGCTGGGTATTGGGCTTATTCCTATCCAAATAATCAATATTCAGAACTCAAAGATATTCAAATTTTCACGCCTCTTAAACCCTATGTTCGTGGATTAGCCGAATCCACGAATATGGCACTTCAACTACTGACTCAAGTCGTCATTATCTCTCTTTTGGTTAGCAATTTTCTAGCCAAAAAACTCACCGATGAATGGGTCGCAATCCTGCCCAGGAAAAACAATGATGCGCAGAAATACGATCTCGAAGAACTTTATAAGCAGTCTCCAATTGCTGAGATCAGTTCATCAGTTGATACAATCAATGAACGTACATCTGAGATCATAAGTGCAAAAAAACAAATTGAATGTCTCAATGCAATGACGCAGCGTCAGCTCAGCACTGCTTCAGAAATACAAAGATTCTTTCTTACCAAAATATTTCCTGATGGATTAAGTTATGAGGTGATAGCTCTGACGCGTCCTGCCTACGACGTGGGTGGCGACTGGTATGACACCTTCAGTGTCGGGAAACATTCATTTTTTGTTGTTGCCGATGTCTGCGATAAAGGTGTTGGATCCGCATTGTTCATGTCAGTGTTCCGGACCCTGATCCGATACAGCACGCGCTTTAGTTTTCGGGACGAGAACGTTGCTGATATCGAGCGAGTAATGGTCGACGTGATCAGCGACGTTAATCAATATATGAGTGCTAATCACGGCGACTCTGCTTATTTCGCCACAGTCTTCTTTGGACATCTCCACGAAGACACCTCGCAATTGTCTTATGTGTCAGCTGGGCATGAAGCAGTTTTGATCAGAAAAGCGGCTGGAGTTTTTGCAGAGCTCGAGGCAACGGGTCCAGCGCTGGGGATTTTTGATGGCGCTATCTACAATGGTTCTACTACGTCTTTTTGTGCAGGAGAAAAATTGCTCGCTTATAGCGATGGTGTTATCGATGCGAGAAATCCCTTAGGCGATAGCTATAGGATTTCTCGATTAAAAAACTACTTTGATCGATTTGGGGGTTACGAAATTGTAGAGATGCAGGATGCACTACTCCATGAGTTGGATGAATTCATGGAAGAATCTGAGCAATTTGACGACATTACAATGATGTTTGTAAAGCGCATTGATATCATCAAATAG
- a CDS encoding L-dopachrome tautomerase-related protein, with the protein MALIRKSLQAFALAACLATSSQVQAQPVPAQQSIGDLETVAEIHGAMPTGIAVSTSGRIFINYPRWGDDVQFTVAEIVDGKPLAFPNTIWNQQGSISTQSRRIVSAQSVVIDPSGIHLWIVDTGSLRPHPISYGGPKLIQVSLENNKVLRTILIEPEALTPETYLNDVRFLFNSNTASYAFISDSSPDGGIIVVNLVTGESWRRLSGTSFTRSDPSFVPVVEAEVLMIREPGESAKRFNVGSDGIAVSADGETVFFRSLTSRHLYSVPTEALINRTIQEENLKKMVVDHGQVAGASDGLEADSSGGIFLTDYEHNAIHRFTGSISTLKTLMYSPQAIWPDSLALADDGYLYFTANQLNRQSQFHQGIDKRIQPYMVFRIKTPYRPIRHGQQPNIHK; encoded by the coding sequence ATGGCGTTGATCAGAAAGAGCCTTCAAGCCTTCGCTTTGGCCGCCTGTCTTGCAACGAGTTCACAAGTACAAGCACAACCCGTACCAGCACAACAATCCATCGGAGATCTCGAAACAGTTGCTGAGATTCATGGTGCGATGCCCACAGGGATTGCGGTCTCAACATCAGGTCGCATCTTTATCAATTATCCACGCTGGGGTGATGACGTTCAGTTCACGGTTGCAGAAATTGTCGATGGCAAACCTCTTGCATTCCCGAATACCATATGGAACCAACAGGGAAGTATATCCACTCAGAGCAGGCGGATCGTATCGGCCCAAAGCGTGGTGATTGATCCAAGCGGAATTCACTTATGGATTGTTGATACTGGAAGTCTGCGACCGCACCCTATTTCTTATGGAGGTCCAAAGCTCATCCAGGTCAGCCTAGAGAATAATAAGGTTCTAAGAACCATCTTAATTGAGCCAGAAGCTCTCACTCCTGAAACCTATCTCAATGACGTTAGGTTTTTATTCAACAGCAATACGGCAAGCTATGCCTTCATTAGCGACTCGTCGCCCGATGGAGGAATTATTGTTGTGAACCTCGTTACGGGAGAAAGTTGGAGGCGCTTGAGCGGAACAAGCTTTACACGCTCAGATCCGAGCTTTGTACCGGTTGTAGAAGCTGAGGTGTTGATGATCCGCGAGCCTGGCGAAAGTGCCAAACGTTTCAATGTTGGTTCTGATGGAATCGCAGTTTCTGCGGATGGTGAAACCGTATTTTTCCGCTCGTTAACCAGCAGGCATCTCTATAGCGTACCAACGGAGGCACTGATCAACAGAACCATCCAAGAGGAAAATCTAAAGAAGATGGTGGTAGATCACGGACAAGTGGCAGGAGCGTCCGATGGTCTTGAGGCCGACTCAAGTGGCGGAATTTTTCTCACAGACTATGAGCACAATGCCATTCACCGCTTTACAGGGTCGATTTCAACTCTAAAAACACTGATGTACTCTCCTCAAGCGATCTGGCCAGATAGCCTGGCACTAGCCGATGATGGATATCTCTATTTCACAGCCAACCAACTCAATCGACAATCACAGTTTCACCAAGGCATTGATAAGCGGATTCAGCCTTATATGGTTTTTCGGATCAAAACGCCTTACAGACCAATTAGGCATGGACAGCAGCCGAATATTCACAAGTAG
- a CDS encoding reprolysin-like metallopeptidase: MAINLSDNLERLIEQPGDQTTRGGCQCSACRFGTEDIDLQATSQSANARGGAPLTSNMLTEAAFVNHTQNAVVRSGEALEYYIHNPQGDLFFDDASSGVSVGHSQEEADFIRSIFQRLDPLIDLDFNEVQDFTNSDLDIYSLDSQSTWSENVVGSVNPQGFGSGAYWDMYWKDTDGLAALSDFDANTIVHEIGHMLGLSHPNNDPSNPAWTTDDTVMSYNISPDGWDTWFSDADLIALQSIWGVENDPITGRREFSEPQAAVSMDQARMTTYQDINIQQLVSQPQLISGAENELLQASSYDGNDPRREAFGFFENWEIAFGIQTESTSFS, translated from the coding sequence ATGGCAATCAACCTTTCCGACAATCTTGAACGACTGATCGAACAGCCCGGCGATCAGACAACCCGAGGTGGTTGTCAATGCAGTGCTTGTCGATTTGGCACCGAAGACATTGACCTTCAGGCCACGTCGCAAAGCGCGAACGCCAGAGGAGGAGCACCTCTAACAAGCAACATGTTGACGGAAGCAGCCTTCGTCAACCACACCCAGAACGCTGTAGTGAGAAGTGGAGAAGCCCTGGAGTACTACATTCACAATCCCCAAGGAGATTTGTTTTTCGATGACGCCTCTTCAGGTGTATCCGTTGGACACTCTCAAGAAGAGGCTGATTTCATCCGTTCCATCTTCCAAAGACTAGATCCATTGATCGATCTCGACTTCAACGAGGTCCAAGACTTCACCAATAGCGATTTGGATATTTACAGCCTTGACTCTCAAAGCACGTGGAGCGAAAACGTAGTCGGCAGCGTCAATCCGCAAGGCTTTGGCAGTGGCGCATATTGGGATATGTACTGGAAAGACACCGATGGCCTGGCTGCCCTGAGCGACTTTGATGCCAACACGATCGTGCACGAGATCGGCCACATGCTTGGCCTTTCACATCCCAACAATGATCCAAGTAACCCTGCCTGGACAACGGATGACACGGTCATGTCTTACAACATCAGCCCTGATGGATGGGACACCTGGTTCTCCGATGCCGACTTGATCGCATTGCAATCCATCTGGGGCGTCGAGAACGACCCGATCACTGGCAGACGTGAATTCAGCGAACCCCAAGCTGCAGTGAGCATGGATCAAGCCCGCATGACCACCTATCAGGACATCAACATTCAACAACTTGTATCTCAGCCACAGCTGATCAGCGGTGCTGAAAACGAACTTCTTCAAGCATCGAGCTATGACGGCAACGATCCACGCAGAGAAGCATTTGGTTTCTTTGAAAACTGGGAGATTGCTTTTGGGATCCAAACTGAAAGCACTAGCTTTTCATAA
- a CDS encoding MFS transporter has protein sequence MTTLSTPRNTTRVILAGLIGNVMEWYDFAVYGYFATVIGRLFFPSSNPTASLIGAFGAFAAGFLVRPLGGLLFGRIGDRVGRRKALQLSVMAMAIPTVLMGLLPTHRQIGIAAPIIVVLLRLIQGVSVGGEYTSSVIFLTERAPDRKRGVFAIWGLWGSVAGMLLGSGIGDLLAHTLSAEQLEQWGWRIPFLFGALVALTGVLLRHGIGSDGVESTSEAPVRETFGRYRLQVLRVMALNIGSSVGYYAAFVYAVSYLEDIDHFSQSSSLSLNTSVMVVLLVLFPIAAWLSDRIGRKPMLITGASLLCFGALPFFGLLHSGDPQQVWRGELGLTLAVALLAGGKNPANVELMPAAVRCTGLAVAFNVAEGYFGGTTPLIATWLIATTGNPLLPGAWVAASGLITLITIAGFTRETAFRPIKA, from the coding sequence ATGACGACCCTTTCAACGCCACGCAACACCACACGCGTGATTTTGGCCGGGCTGATCGGCAACGTCATGGAGTGGTACGACTTCGCGGTGTATGGCTATTTCGCCACAGTGATCGGACGGCTGTTTTTCCCCTCGTCCAATCCGACGGCATCACTCATTGGCGCCTTCGGGGCCTTTGCCGCGGGGTTTCTGGTGCGCCCCTTGGGGGGATTGCTGTTCGGACGCATCGGCGATCGTGTCGGACGGCGCAAAGCACTGCAGCTGTCGGTGATGGCCATGGCGATCCCCACTGTGCTGATGGGACTGCTGCCCACCCACCGTCAGATCGGGATTGCAGCGCCAATCATCGTCGTGTTGCTGCGCCTCATTCAGGGTGTCTCCGTTGGAGGTGAATACACCAGTTCGGTCATTTTCCTGACGGAACGAGCACCGGATCGCAAACGTGGCGTGTTTGCCATCTGGGGGCTGTGGGGATCCGTGGCAGGGATGCTGTTGGGTTCAGGCATCGGTGATCTGCTCGCTCACACCTTGAGCGCGGAGCAATTGGAGCAATGGGGGTGGCGGATTCCTTTTCTGTTTGGAGCCCTCGTCGCCCTAACCGGCGTTCTGCTCCGGCACGGGATCGGCTCCGATGGAGTCGAATCGACGTCAGAAGCACCTGTTCGAGAGACCTTCGGTCGCTATCGGCTCCAGGTTCTGAGAGTGATGGCCTTGAACATCGGCAGCAGCGTTGGCTATTACGCCGCCTTCGTCTACGCCGTCAGCTACCTGGAGGACATTGACCATTTCAGCCAGTCCTCCTCCTTGAGCTTGAACACCAGTGTGATGGTCGTCCTGCTGGTGCTGTTTCCGATCGCTGCCTGGCTGTCCGACCGGATCGGCCGTAAACCGATGCTGATCACCGGTGCATCGCTGCTTTGTTTCGGCGCCCTTCCGTTCTTCGGGCTGTTGCACAGCGGCGATCCTCAGCAGGTGTGGCGCGGAGAACTGGGTTTGACCCTCGCGGTGGCATTGCTGGCAGGAGGCAAAAATCCAGCCAATGTGGAATTGATGCCGGCAGCGGTTCGATGCACAGGGCTTGCTGTTGCTTTCAACGTGGCTGAGGGCTACTTCGGAGGCACAACACCGCTGATCGCCACCTGGTTGATCGCGACAACCGGAAACCCGTTGCTGCCGGGAGCCTGGGTGGCCGCGAGCGGATTGATCACCTTGATCACGATCGCGGGATTCACCAGGGAAACCGCCTTTCGACCGATCAAGGCGTGA
- a CDS encoding secondary thiamine-phosphate synthase enzyme YjbQ, translated as MALDQLLTRLEICTDGPGFTPLNHQLNQLIRDAGLSHGVIHLTCLHTSCSLTINENADPRVLKDLAAWMDAVVPQDGFGPADADGRRRRYLHDDEGDDDMPAHIRTALTTQTMSLSVVEGQLLLGTWQAVYLWEHRASPHRRRLSCHLIGDLPNRATPMDQSPATERSSTAAMLQRRNASKLNDLVQARHVPEAWAEDGGIDTDVDLLIDRLHEISDQPQ; from the coding sequence ATGGCGCTGGATCAGCTGCTGACGCGATTGGAGATCTGCACCGATGGCCCAGGATTCACCCCACTGAATCACCAACTCAACCAACTCATCCGTGATGCGGGGTTGAGCCATGGCGTGATCCATCTCACCTGCCTGCACACCAGTTGCAGCCTCACGATCAACGAGAACGCCGATCCCAGGGTGTTGAAGGATTTAGCCGCATGGATGGATGCTGTGGTTCCCCAGGATGGTTTTGGCCCTGCGGATGCGGATGGACGCCGACGGCGCTACCTGCATGACGACGAGGGCGATGACGACATGCCCGCCCATATCCGCACGGCGCTCACCACGCAAACCATGAGCTTGAGTGTGGTGGAGGGCCAACTGCTGTTAGGCACCTGGCAAGCGGTGTACTTATGGGAGCACCGTGCATCCCCCCATCGGCGACGTCTGTCCTGTCATCTGATCGGTGACCTCCCTAACCGCGCTACGCCGATGGACCAGAGCCCTGCGACAGAACGAAGCAGCACTGCCGCGATGCTGCAACGCCGCAATGCGTCCAAGCTCAACGACCTGGTGCAAGCACGTCATGTGCCCGAAGCCTGGGCGGAAGACGGCGGCATCGACACGGATGTCGACTTGCTGATCGACCGCTTGCATGAGATTTCTGATCAGCCGCAGTAA
- a CDS encoding MBL fold metallo-hydrolase — protein sequence MSDQATYYGANGWLLELGGRRILVDPWLTGPLVFPPGAWLLKGELPQDQPVPEDLDLLLLTQGLPDHSHPDTLRTLDKNVPVVGSAAAGKVVQRLGFQRINTLRPGETHRVGDLSVRATAGAAVPMVENGYLLDWPGGSLYLEPHGVLDPELLSRKVDTVITPVVDLGLPLVGSFITGATVMPALIKQFRPTTVLASTTGGDVRFSGLISRLLDGGDAPQASAEPADDCALVTPTVGEPIPLPSEQR from the coding sequence ATGTCCGATCAAGCCACGTACTACGGCGCCAACGGTTGGTTGCTGGAGTTGGGGGGGCGACGCATCCTCGTCGACCCATGGTTGACCGGTCCTTTGGTGTTTCCACCGGGCGCTTGGCTGCTCAAAGGAGAGCTACCCCAGGATCAACCCGTCCCTGAGGACCTCGATCTGCTCCTGCTCACCCAAGGGCTGCCGGACCACAGCCATCCCGACACCCTACGGACCCTGGACAAAAACGTCCCCGTTGTGGGCTCAGCAGCTGCAGGGAAGGTGGTTCAGCGGTTGGGCTTCCAACGCATCAACACACTGCGCCCCGGTGAAACCCATCGCGTTGGTGATCTCAGCGTGCGTGCCACCGCTGGCGCTGCCGTTCCGATGGTGGAAAACGGTTACCTCTTGGATTGGCCAGGTGGCTCGCTGTATCTGGAGCCCCATGGAGTGCTCGATCCTGAGCTGCTGTCGCGCAAGGTCGACACAGTGATCACACCGGTTGTCGATCTTGGCTTGCCGCTGGTTGGATCGTTCATCACAGGTGCCACGGTGATGCCTGCGTTGATCAAGCAATTTCGACCCACAACCGTGTTGGCCAGCACCACCGGCGGTGATGTGCGCTTCAGTGGCTTGATCAGTCGTCTCCTCGATGGAGGCGATGCGCCGCAAGCCTCAGCAGAGCCAGCGGATGATTGCGCGTTGGTGACACCCACCGTGGGTGAACCGATTCCATTGCCCTCCGAACAGCGCTAG
- a CDS encoding DMT family transporter, translated as MSGLIAGLIAALAWTLASSLWRSLSTSLNAIQLNGLKNALASLVLLPVLMTLPWRQQPQALVWLLISGGLGIAVGDSLYLAALRRLGTRRTLTMESLSPLVAASSGWLTLGEQLPAEAWVGALLVTASVAIVALQQPPHTTLERDRQSRVQLQGVLMALLAVACGVAGAGVSRSVLISADLTPLQSAACRLLGGLLLLLPWMRIRWRRMTMPCPQPRPRERRWVTVLIATLLGTVLGILLQQIALQQLPLGIATTVLSTAPVMALLVARAEQDRLGWQGLMASLLAVSGVALAVLS; from the coding sequence TTGAGCGGATTGATCGCCGGCCTGATCGCTGCCCTGGCCTGGACCCTGGCCAGCAGCCTCTGGCGCAGTCTGTCCACATCGTTGAACGCGATTCAACTGAATGGTCTGAAAAATGCTCTGGCCAGCCTGGTGCTGCTCCCGGTGTTAATGACCCTGCCCTGGAGGCAGCAGCCCCAGGCACTGGTCTGGCTTCTGATCAGTGGAGGGCTTGGGATTGCCGTCGGCGACAGCCTTTATCTCGCTGCACTGAGGCGTCTTGGCACGCGGCGCACGCTGACGATGGAATCCCTGTCGCCTCTGGTCGCCGCCAGCAGTGGTTGGCTCACCCTGGGAGAACAACTTCCCGCAGAGGCCTGGGTTGGTGCGCTGTTGGTCACAGCCTCCGTGGCGATCGTCGCCCTGCAGCAACCGCCTCACACCACCCTCGAGCGCGATCGCCAGAGCAGGGTTCAACTGCAGGGCGTGCTGATGGCACTGCTGGCGGTGGCCTGCGGAGTTGCCGGTGCCGGCGTCTCGCGCAGCGTGCTGATCAGTGCCGATCTGACCCCACTGCAGAGTGCCGCCTGTCGACTCTTGGGAGGTTTGTTGTTGCTGTTGCCATGGATGCGCATCCGCTGGCGACGCATGACCATGCCATGTCCACAACCGCGTCCCCGTGAAAGGCGGTGGGTCACTGTTCTGATCGCCACCCTGCTGGGCACAGTGCTGGGGATCTTGCTTCAGCAAATTGCGCTGCAACAGCTGCCGCTGGGCATTGCGACCACCGTGCTGAGCACAGCACCGGTGATGGCGCTTCTGGTCGCCCGCGCCGAGCAAGACCGCCTCGGTTGGCAGGGTCTGATGGCGTCTCTGCTGGCCGTCAGCGGCGTGGCGCTGGCCGTGCTGAGTTGA